Proteins found in one Zea mays cultivar B73 chromosome 1, Zm-B73-REFERENCE-NAM-5.0, whole genome shotgun sequence genomic segment:
- the LOC103643335 gene encoding uncharacterized protein, giving the protein MPLLNPTGSSGGTSRVPSSAARFSSSTSSTPPLVESSEVMPHSARPPGTGANFNRARDQRGTRRVFLRRPPPPLRRPPHVTANGHRGEGGSGGGGARRSAGEEAGGRYTRRGGVADREVAVSASADPVGRNAATVATGGEAPPPREEDGGGRGGVLVSKRPSAAPVLPPPKRRAVSVTRQFPPASRWTSAAPAPLAGADADGGLRTRYEGQRENRASDAFKKPAVARPLAGLKDGVGVGVMSRAVSPKAAGTRVLKKPCARDGAAPMSNTDRHDAGLVKSSAAHDRGRGARIDELRGKKGPVTGARFPPKPEIISTTRTLLPGHGKDGGCHSKVHRPLESGRAHGSSLADGRAVEIVAACTGTSAGAVQDGKLENGEVPSKKAWGSQVSSDAVLLDPASYRDVSARDFPGLSGNFGRKTLSWALVKDRKVMNKYGRTSYRYNTVAASFSKNSSKKPVMGKIVSDSGRINRMISSDVAAEVSGEGTVLGSKDMFTNQSTVKPDNVVQKFVTDAQHIPFSKGKKETVRERWVTTNGIQDSVELTKDRVMQAPMSADMCPMPMTHKKKAATTRDFFGHKRMVKAKALGHQQRMFASGSKSKRDDEVASNLKIHDIFREIVLNERNLELYLNSSSGLPSVRCQRQYRYMNADARSRFKMLCRMFEFVCRTLVQTMEQRSLKMRIDNEAAKVMKALPGFTKHGPIVGQVPGVEVGDEFLYRAQLAIAGLHSEYRRGISTTTYRNGMLIAISIVASGGYPDELGCSGELIYTGSGGKSAVKKKDEDQKLKCGNLALKNCIKTKTPVRVIHGFKCRNTDRGSHSGAKLIPKYTYDGLYLVVDFWMDGKPGSRVFKYKLKKIHGQPELPMHIAKRLKSFKSRPGLCMTDISQGKEATPICVINTVDDVQPGPFQYTTRIRYPFGLTEKHNQGCDCTNGCSDSESCACAVKNGGEIPFDLSGAILNEKSVIFECGSSCKCPPSCRNRVSQHDMKIPLEVFRTTKTGWGVRSLWSIPAGSFICEYIGEVQHQKAADKRRNNNYLFDVGLNYDDENVSSVLLSNVSGLNSSSSCSQAMEDVRFTIDASVYGNIGRFINHSCSPNLQAQNVLRDHGDKRMPHIMFFAAETIPPLQELTYDYNNSEIDRVQGVNRRMKSKVCQYSSSLCRRRFY; this is encoded by the exons ATGCCTCTCCTCAACCCAACCGGATCCTCTGGTGGAACTTCCAGGGTGCCCTCGTCGGCGGCGCGCTTCTCCTCCTCTACATCGTCGACGCCGCCGTTGGTTGAAAGCTCAGAG GTCATGCCTCACTCGGCGCGGCCTCCGGGGACCGGAGCCAACTTCAACCGCGCGCGCGACCAGCGCGGCACCCGCCGCGTCTTTCTGCGTCGCCCGCCGCCTCCGCTTCGGCGTCCTCCTCATGTCACAGCCAATGGTCATCGAGGCgagggaggcagcggcggcggggGAGCGCGTCGGAGCGCGGGAGAGGAGGCGGGCGGGCGGTACACGAGGCGCGGCGGCGTGGCGGACCGTGAGGTGGCGGTGAGTGCCAGCGCGGACCCTGTGGGACGGAATGCTGCGACCGTCGCCACTGGTGGTGAGGCTCCACCGCCGCGGGAGGAGGATGGCGGCGGACGAGGTGGTGTTCTTGTGAGCAAGCGCCCGTCTGCTGCGCCCGTGCTCCCACCGCCCAAGCGGAGGGCGGTCTCCGTCACTCGGCAGTTCCCACCCGCCTCCAGGTGGAcctcggctgctcctgctccgctcGCTGGTGCAGATGCCGACGGAGGTTTGCGGACACGATACGAAGGGCAACGTGAGAACAGAGCTTCTGATGCATTCAAGAAGCCGGCAGTTGCTCGTCCCCTCGCGggcctcaaggatggtgttggtgTTGGTGTGATGTCGAGAGCGGTGTCCCCCAAAGCTGCTGGCACGAGGGTTCTCAAAAAGCCGTGTGCCAGGGATGGAGCTGCTCCAATGTCGAACACAGATCGTCATGATGCTGGATTGGTGAAATCGTCTGCTGCACATGACAGAGGAAGGGGAGCAAGGATTGATGAGCTGCGGGGGAAGAAGGGCCCGGTGACCGGCGCACGATTTCCACCAAAGCCAGAGATCATATCTACCACACGCACCTTGCTACCTGGCCATGGAAAGGATGGCGGTTGCCATAGCAAGGTGCATCGGCCATTGGAGTCTGGGCGTGCTCATGGTAGTTCTTTGGCTGATGGACGTGCTGTGGAAATTGTTGCTGCTTGCACTGGTACTAGTGCTGGAGCTGTACAAGATGGCAAATTAGAGAATGGAGAGGTTCCCTCCAAGAAGGCTTGGGGGTCTCAGGTTTCTTCCGATGCTGTTCTGCTTGATCCTGCATCTTATAGGGATGTTTCTGCAAGAGATTTCCCTGGTTTAAGTGGGAACTTTGGAAGGAAGACGCTGTCATGGGCACTAGTAAAAGATAGAAAGGTGATGAACAAATATGGTAGGACTTCGTACAGATACAACACTGTTGCTGCATCTTTTTCTAAGAATTCTTCCAAAAAACCCGTGATGGGTAAGATAGTATCTGACAGTGGTAGGATTAACAGGATGATATCTTCTGATGTTGCAGCAGAAGTGTCTGGTGAGGGCACTGTGTTGGGAAGTAAGGACATGTTTACAAATCAAAGCACAGTCAAGCCAGACAATGTGGTTCAGAAATTTGTTACAGATGCTCAGCATATACCATTTTCCAAAGGCAAGAAGGAAACCGTACGCGAAAGGTGGGTAACAACAAATGGGATTCAGGACTCTGTTGAGCTCACTAAGGATCGAGTTATGCAAGCTCCCATGTCTGCAGACATGTGCCCCATGCCCATGACACACAAAAAGAAGGCTGCCACAACTAGGGATTTCTTTGGTCACAAGAGGATGGTGAAGGCAAAAGCTCTAGGTCATCAACAGAGGATGTTTGCCTCGGGTAGTAAGAGCAAACGGGATGATGAGGTGGCTTCCAACTTGAAAATTCATGACATATTTAGGGAaatagttttaaatgaaagaaatCTCGAGCTTTACCTCAATAGTTCATCAGGCCTGCCTTCTGTGAGGTGTCAAAGGCAATATAGATACATGAATGCAGATGCTAGGAGCAGATTTAAAATGTTGTGCAGGATGTTTGAGTTTGTATGCAGGACGCTTGTACAAACTATGGAGCAGCGTTCATTGAAGATGAGAATTGACAATGAAGCTGCTAAAGTAATGAAGGCGTTACCAGGTTTTACTAAACATGGTCCTATTGTGGGACAAGTTCCTGGAGTTGAAGTTGGTGATGAGTTTCTATACAGAGCTCAGCTTGCTATTGCTGGTCTACATAGTGAGTACCGGAGAGGCATTTCCACCACCACATATAGAAATGGCATGCTTATTGCAATAAGCATTGTTGCTTCTGGAGGTTATCCTGATGAATTGGGTTGCTCAGGTGAACTGATATACACTGGTTCTGGCGGGAAGTCTGCTGTTAAGAAGAAAGATGAGGATCAAAAGCTTAAGTGTGGGAACCTTGCACTAAAGAATTGCATCAAAACAAAGACTCCTGTAAGAGTGATTCATGGATTTAAGTGTCGGAATACCGATCGAGGCAGTCATTCGGGGGCCAAACTAATCCCAAAATACACTTATGATGGATTGTATTTAGTGGTGGATTTCTGGATGGATGGTAAACCAGGTTCAAGGGTGTTTAAGTACAAGTTAAAAAAGATTCATGGGCAACCAGAACTTCCTATGCACATAGCTAAAAGATTGAAGAGCTTCAAAAGCCGTCCAGGCCTGTGCATGACTGATATATCTCAAGGGAAGGAAGCCACTCCCATCTGTGTCATTAATACAGTCGATGATGTGCAACCTGGACCTTTCCAATACACCACTAGAATTAGATATCCATTTGGGCTTACAGAAAAACACAATCAGGGTTGTGACTGCACCAATGGTTGCTCAGACTCTGAGAGCTGTGCCTGTGCTGTGAAGAATGGAGGGGAGATCCCATTTGACTTAAGTGGCGCAATTCTCAATGAGAAGTCTGTGATATTTGAGTGTGGTTCATCTTGTAAATGTCCTCCGTCGTGCCGCAACAGGGTCAGTCAGCATGATATGAAAATACCACTGGAAGTATTCAGGACAACCAAGACAGGTTGGGGCGTAAGATCTCTATGGTCCATTCCTGCTGGCAGCTTCATATGTGAGTATATCGGTGAGGTGCAGCATCAAAAGGCGGCTGACAAGAGAAGGAACAACAATTACTTGTTTGATGTAGGCCTTAACTATGATGACGAGAATGTTAGCAGTGTGTTGCTATCAAATGTTTCAGGTTTGAACTCTTCTAGCTCTTGCTCCCAGGCCATGGAAGATGTGCGCTTCACTATAGATGCATCTGTGTATGGAAACATCGGAAGGTTCATCAACCACAGCTGTTcaccaaatcttcaagcacaaaaTGTTCTCCGGGACCATGGTGACAAAAGGATGCCACATATTATGTTCTTTGCTGCAGAGACAATTCCACCACTACAGGAACTGACTTATGACTATAATAACTCTGAAATAGATCGTGTCCAAGGTGTGAATAGAAGAATGAAATCCAAAGTTTGTCAATATAGTTCTTCGCTGTGTCGTCGGAGGTTCTACTAA